In a single window of the Mustela nigripes isolate SB6536 chromosome 17, MUSNIG.SB6536, whole genome shotgun sequence genome:
- the LOC132004870 gene encoding uncharacterized protein LOC132004870 isoform X1 → MWLPSVGDTAKEAQSQACAQDASVPPCGSQLPPGRSRTTTDTCGPGQAAWLTGAPCCFFGEWHADWCPAWRWPGTMSPGLCPSPQRRPHTHTVALLGSRCGGHRNIHRGFNTAGREPPLDLVSSLAKQGPPVWKRGPKDLSIGWKKERGPWCFNPLSGVCEAHRGESPGAPPSEADSTRSPSSREAH, encoded by the exons ATGTGGCTGCCGAGCGTGGGAGACACGGCCAAGG AAGCCCAGAGCCAGGCCTGTGCCCAGGATGCCTCGGTTCCCCCTTGCggctcccagctgcccccaggcCGCTCCCGGACCACCACCGACACCTGTGGCCCTGGGCAGGCTGCGTGGCTCACGGGCGCCCCCTGCTGCTTCTTTGGAGAATGGCATGCTGACTGGTGCCCGGCTTGGAGATGGCCTGGGACCATGTCCCCGGGGCTGTGCCCATCTCCCCAAAGGcgccctcacacacacacagtggctcTGTTGGGCTCACGGTGTGGTGGACACCGGAACATACACCGAGGCTTCAACACAGCCGGCAGGGAACCCCCTTTGGACCTTGTTTCTTCCCTGGCCAAACAAG GGCCCCCAGTGTGGAAGCGAGGACCCAAAGATCTCAGCATCGgctggaaaaaagagagagggcccTGGTGTTTCAACCCGCTGTCGGGAGTGTGTGAGGCTCATCGAGGGGAGTCACCAGGTGCTCCTCCCAGTGAGGCCGACAGCACAAGAAGCCCATCTTCCAGAGAGGCACACTGA
- the LOC132004870 gene encoding uncharacterized protein LOC132004870 isoform X2, whose product MWLPSVGDTAKGEPLAGAWGSPGLGTAPLPHTTPWGGSGALDPRENRGSEKEGAGRVGPGGSRPERSPCPSWHPPPLLILQKPRARPVPRMPRFPLAAPSCPQAAPGPPPTPVALGRLRGSRAPPAASLENGMLTGARLGDGLGPCPRGCAHLPKGALTHTQWLCWAHGVVDTGTYTEASTQPAGNPLWTLFLPWPNKGPQCGSEDPKISASAGKKREGPGVSTRCRECVRLIEGSHQVLLPVRPTAQEAHLPERHTEAQRSQAVPRVTWERTWSLPSQGQPANTFQSLGQQ is encoded by the exons ATGTGGCTGCCGAGCGTGGGAGACACGGCCAAGGGTGAGCCGCTGGCCGGCGCCTGGGGGAGCCCGGGGTTGGGGACCGCGCCGCTTCCTCACACCACCCCGTGGGGTGGGTCCGGGGCTCTGGACCCTCgagaaaaccgaggctcagagaaagaaggtgctgggagggtggggcCCGGTGGCTCCAGGCCTGAGCGCTCGCCCTGCCCCTCCTGGCATCCGCCACCCCTTCTCATCCTTCAGAAGCCCAGAGCCAGGCCTGTGCCCAGGATGCCTCGGTTCCCCCTTGCggctcccagctgcccccaggcCGCTCCCGGACCACCACCGACACCTGTGGCCCTGGGCAGGCTGCGTGGCTCACGGGCGCCCCCTGCTGCTTCTTTGGAGAATGGCATGCTGACTGGTGCCCGGCTTGGAGATGGCCTGGGACCATGTCCCCGGGGCTGTGCCCATCTCCCCAAAGGcgccctcacacacacacagtggctcTGTTGGGCTCACGGTGTGGTGGACACCGGAACATACACCGAGGCTTCAACACAGCCGGCAGGGAACCCCCTTTGGACCTTGTTTCTTCCCTGGCCAAACAAG GGCCCCCAGTGTGGAAGCGAGGACCCAAAGATCTCAGCATCGgctggaaaaaagagagagggcccTGGTGTTTCAACCCGCTGTCGGGAGTGTGTGAGGCTCATCGAGGGGAGTCACCAGGTGCTCCTCCCAGTGAGGCCGACAGCACAAGAAGCCCATCTTCCAGAGAGGCACACTGAGGCGCAGAGGAGTCAGGCCGTGCCCAGGGTCACGTGGGAACGGACATGGAGCCTGCCTTCCCAGGGACAGCCAGCAAACACTTTCCAGAGTCTGGGTCAGCAGTAA